In Phocoena phocoena chromosome 3, mPhoPho1.1, whole genome shotgun sequence, a single window of DNA contains:
- the MBD3L1 gene encoding LOW QUALITY PROTEIN: methyl-CpG-binding domain protein 3-like 1 (The sequence of the model RefSeq protein was modified relative to this genomic sequence to represent the inferred CDS: inserted 6 bases in 3 codons; substituted 1 base at 1 genomic stop codon) → MVKTSQRKQRDXVETNAKRGLSTSILLRMSXYILKRLVTRIISYPGNEIRCHQWEETLDKPQQVLWQKRLHGFQVFSGTREPLSTLDLAKALQKLTTSCTGESLPGVLTGGLNSSPRPTPTQSSDLAEMIPGAGLGISQLLCKQFPVTEEDIRKQEXVKMARERLRIALIADRLAIKAEKVRGXEGCPDKHC, encoded by the exons ATGGTCAAGACTTCACAGAGGAAGCAACGTGA CGTAGAAACCAATGCAAAGCGTGGCTTAAGCACCTCCATCCTTTTGAGAATGTC GTACATATTGAAGAGGCTAGTTACTAGAATCATATCCTATCCTGGCAATGAGATCAGATGCCATCAATGGGAGGAAACTTTGGATAAGCCCCAGCAAGTGCTCTGGCAGAAGAGACTGCATGGATTCCAGGTCTTCAGTGGAACCAGAGAACCCTTAAGTACTTTGGATCTTGCCAAAGCCTTGCAAAAACTTACAACTAGTTGCACAGGTGAATCTCTGCCAGGAGTTCTCACAGGTGGTCTGAACTccagccccaggcccaccccTACCCAGTCTTCAGATTTGGCAGAGATGATTCCAGGAGCTGGTCTGGGTATCTCACAGCTCCTCTGCAAACAATTTCCGGTGACTGAGGAAGATATCAGGAAACAGGA AGTGAAGATGGCAAGAGAGAGACTGAGGATAGCATTGATTGCAGACAGGCTAGCTATCAAGGCAGAAAAAGTGAGGGGCTAAGAAGGATGTCCTGACAAACACtgttga